A section of the Leptotrichia buccalis C-1013-b genome encodes:
- a CDS encoding DUF2207 domain-containing protein, whose amino-acid sequence MKRITKTIFIMTFLIFSIIINGSAIKNYDVVMNINKDSTLTVTETIEYKFDSSDRGEIFWGVFLREKNMKNLKKSLIKINSIMRNKKNEKYEYETFDKKLRLKIGSEDRKITQLTNIYEIKYTMYSDISKYNDIQQIYFNIIGQFWNVPIEKANITIRFGDGQPITSEEISKFEIYTGKTGAVGTNYKILQENKEIKFTTQKPLAPKEGITFLLNLKTDKISPNFSDNLKIFFTTSKYLIFNLILFLISITFMIITKLIILKQPPKEKIILRSEVPNDMSAMFVSYFEDKHYQNRLLNAGILSLITNDSITKDGRKMQEQIKEQNNSKLYPEEINLFDSLNKISSNKKTKKFVISSKSLNLIIKDFSQKYNSLCEDKDFYYLFPLFISITICMMNTFDGNVINLFSVLRDLLTSMILATIIEFFVYLYHKSKRFFRKKFFKNMLTIVKWLLIISIMLTYFNRNILSSITLILLLIANGIYYRNLKIYSEEGLRKKEYIEGLKKYIKTATKDQIKKFDNSEKLVNYFKEVLPYAIALNLKHNFIKLFEETIKINSDLPGISNVSKTINDLFVYSKQLNRSIRIISYKKRPHSLSNSSSDTFSSLESDYDSDDK is encoded by the coding sequence ATGAAAAGAATTACAAAAACTATTTTTATAATGACATTTTTAATTTTTTCTATAATTATAAACGGCTCTGCCATAAAAAATTATGATGTAGTAATGAACATAAATAAAGATTCCACACTGACAGTAACTGAAACAATTGAATATAAATTTGATAGTTCAGATCGTGGAGAAATTTTTTGGGGTGTATTTTTAAGAGAAAAAAATATGAAAAATTTAAAAAAGAGTCTTATTAAAATAAATTCCATAATGAGAAACAAAAAGAACGAGAAATACGAATATGAAACATTTGATAAAAAACTTAGATTAAAAATTGGTTCAGAAGATAGAAAAATAACTCAGCTTACAAATATATATGAAATTAAATATACGATGTATAGTGATATATCTAAATATAACGATATTCAACAAATATACTTTAATATAATAGGGCAATTCTGGAATGTTCCAATAGAAAAGGCTAATATTACAATAAGATTTGGAGATGGTCAGCCAATAACAAGTGAAGAAATTTCAAAATTTGAAATTTACACTGGAAAAACTGGAGCAGTAGGAACAAATTATAAAATTTTGCAGGAAAATAAGGAAATAAAATTTACAACACAAAAACCATTAGCACCTAAAGAAGGAATTACTTTTCTTTTAAATTTAAAAACAGATAAAATATCTCCAAATTTCTCTGATAATTTAAAAATATTTTTCACAACTTCAAAGTATTTAATTTTTAATTTAATACTATTTTTAATATCAATAACTTTTATGATAATTACAAAACTTATAATTTTAAAACAGCCTCCTAAAGAAAAAATTATATTACGATCAGAAGTTCCAAATGATATGTCAGCCATGTTTGTCTCTTATTTTGAAGATAAACATTATCAAAATAGGCTACTTAATGCAGGAATTCTTTCCCTTATAACTAACGACAGCATTACTAAAGATGGAAGGAAAATGCAGGAGCAAATAAAAGAACAAAATAATTCAAAACTTTATCCTGAAGAAATAAATCTTTTTGATTCCTTAAATAAAATATCTTCAAATAAAAAAACAAAGAAATTTGTAATATCATCTAAATCCCTAAATTTGATTATTAAAGATTTTTCCCAAAAATATAATTCACTTTGCGAAGATAAAGATTTTTATTATTTATTTCCTTTATTTATAAGCATTACTATCTGTATGATGAATACGTTTGATGGAAATGTGATAAATTTATTTTCTGTATTAAGAGATTTATTAACTTCTATGATTTTGGCTACTATTATAGAATTTTTCGTATATCTGTATCATAAAAGCAAGAGATTTTTTAGAAAAAAATTCTTCAAAAATATGTTAACTATTGTAAAATGGTTATTAATTATATCCATAATGCTAACATATTTTAATAGAAACATTCTGAGTTCCATAACATTAATTCTGCTATTAATTGCCAACGGAATATATTATCGCAATTTAAAAATATATTCTGAAGAAGGCTTGAGAAAAAAAGAATATATTGAAGGCTTGAAAAAATATATAAAAACTGCCACAAAAGATCAGATAAAAAAATTTGATAACAGTGAGAAACTTGTAAATTATTTTAAAGAAGTCTTACCGTATGCGATAGCTTTGAATTTAAAACATAACTTTATAAAACTATTTGAAGAAACAATTAAAATTAATTCAGATTTACCAGGAATTAGCAATGTATCAAAAACAATCAATGATTTATTCGTATATTCAAAACAACTTAATAGATCTATAAGAATAATTTCTTATAAGAAAAGACCGCATTCTTTGTCTAATTCTTCATCAGATACATTCAGTAGTTTAGAAAGTGATTACGATAGTGATGATAAGTAA
- a CDS encoding response regulator transcription factor has product MKILLAEDEIDLNNIITKYLKKNGYSVDSVLDGEEALDYLEYGEYDLVILDIMMPKVNGFEVIKKLRDKGNHTSVLMLTARDSADDKVKGLDLGADDYIVKPFDFNELMARIRAVVRRKYGNSSNKLMIGNLVLNTSEKSVTRGGKQIELTGKEYEVLEYLMQSKNRILSRDQIKEHVWDFDYEGDSNIIDVLIKNIRKKIDVEGGKQIIYTKRGLGYVIKDEN; this is encoded by the coding sequence ATGAAAATTTTGTTGGCAGAAGATGAAATAGATTTGAATAATATTATTACAAAATATCTTAAAAAAAATGGATATAGTGTGGATAGCGTGCTTGATGGAGAAGAAGCGCTTGACTATCTGGAATATGGCGAATATGATTTAGTAATTTTGGATATTATGATGCCGAAAGTAAATGGATTTGAAGTTATAAAAAAACTTAGGGATAAGGGAAATCATACTTCAGTTCTTATGCTTACGGCAAGGGATAGTGCAGATGATAAGGTAAAAGGACTTGATTTGGGAGCTGATGACTATATTGTGAAACCATTTGACTTTAATGAGCTTATGGCAAGAATTAGGGCAGTTGTGAGAAGAAAGTATGGTAATAGTTCAAATAAACTTATGATAGGAAATTTAGTTTTAAATACTTCAGAAAAATCAGTAACAAGAGGGGGAAAACAGATAGAATTAACTGGAAAAGAATACGAAGTTCTGGAATACCTTATGCAAAGTAAAAATCGAATTTTAAGTAGAGATCAGATTAAGGAGCATGTCTGGGACTTTGATTACGAAGGAGATTCCAACATAATTGACGTTTTGATAAAAAATATTAGAAAAAAAATAGATGTAGAAGGTGGAAAGCAGATAATTTACACAAAAAGAGGACTTGGCTATGTTATAAAAGATGAAAATTAA
- a CDS encoding HAMP domain-containing sensor histidine kinase, with protein MKNKINKIWENFPITVKITLWYTAFIVILIAIMLTGSFTIADKMTGDLNQRELMESVVEMASEMVSNPDEFDDFDDGIYFVKYNNAGIEMAGMSPRGFDLTLNFSENTVKTYEKDGGKFYYFDKKINIPEGEWVRGIIPVNKLTNEVNRMLLIILISSPLLLLIIVYGGYKIIKKALNPVAKISGTASEIQKNGDFSKRIEIDEGKDEIHKMATAFNEMLNSLENSYIREKQFSSDVSHELRTPVSVILTESQYSLEYADTLEEAKDSFSVIQRQAKKMSELINQIMELSKIEKQFIIPTKKINFSEIIEKILLDYKNLIDKKNIKISKEIEENIFITGDKIMIERLLDNLLNNAMKFTKNEIKIKLYSENENCILEVEDNGIGMSEEFKNLIWGRFYQINDSRNKKINKGFGLGLFLVSKIIEQHNAVINVESELNKGTKFIAKFKKYY; from the coding sequence TTGAAAAATAAAATAAACAAAATTTGGGAAAATTTTCCGATAACTGTAAAAATAACTCTCTGGTACACTGCCTTTATCGTAATTTTAATAGCGATTATGCTAACTGGATCTTTTACTATTGCAGACAAGATGACTGGGGACTTGAATCAAAGGGAACTTATGGAATCAGTAGTTGAAATGGCTTCCGAGATGGTTTCCAATCCTGATGAGTTTGATGACTTTGATGACGGGATTTATTTTGTGAAGTATAATAATGCTGGAATAGAAATGGCTGGAATGTCACCAAGGGGCTTTGATTTGACGTTAAATTTTTCAGAAAACACAGTTAAAACTTATGAAAAAGATGGAGGAAAATTTTATTATTTTGACAAAAAAATAAATATTCCTGAAGGTGAATGGGTTAGGGGAATTATACCAGTAAATAAGTTGACAAACGAAGTAAATAGAATGCTTTTAATAATTTTAATTTCAAGTCCATTATTACTGTTAATAATAGTTTATGGCGGATATAAAATTATAAAAAAAGCTTTAAATCCCGTAGCCAAAATATCAGGTACAGCTTCAGAAATTCAAAAAAATGGTGATTTTTCCAAAAGAATTGAAATTGACGAAGGAAAAGATGAAATTCACAAGATGGCAACCGCCTTTAATGAAATGCTAAATTCACTTGAAAATTCTTACATACGTGAAAAACAGTTTAGTTCAGACGTTTCACATGAACTTCGGACACCTGTTAGCGTTATTCTTACAGAAAGCCAGTATTCTTTGGAATATGCAGATACTTTAGAAGAGGCAAAGGACTCTTTTTCTGTAATTCAGCGTCAGGCAAAAAAAATGTCAGAACTTATAAATCAAATTATGGAACTTTCCAAAATAGAAAAACAGTTTATAATTCCAACAAAAAAAATAAATTTTTCGGAAATAATAGAAAAAATATTGCTGGATTATAAAAATTTAATTGACAAAAAAAATATTAAAATATCAAAAGAAATAGAAGAAAACATTTTTATAACTGGAGATAAAATAATGATTGAAAGATTGCTTGACAATTTACTGAATAATGCAATGAAATTTACAAAAAATGAGATAAAGATAAAACTTTATTCAGAAAATGAGAACTGTATTCTGGAAGTGGAAGATAATGGTATTGGAATGTCTGAAGAATTTAAAAATCTCATTTGGGGAAGATTTTATCAAATTAATGATTCTAGAAATAAAAAAATAAATAAAGGTTTTGGACTGGGGCTCTTTTTAGTTTCTAAAATTATAGAACAGCATAATGCGGTTATTAACGTTGAAAGTGAGTTAAATAAAGGAACAAAATTTATTGCTAAATTTAAAAAATATTATTGA
- the carA gene encoding glutamine-hydrolyzing carbamoyl-phosphate synthase small subunit, with amino-acid sequence MYALDKQLVLEDGSVYKGYGFGADVEMAGEVVFNTAMTGYQETISDPSYNGQIITFTYPLIGNYGINRDDYETINPTIKGIITREICRKPSNFRNEFTLEEILKDLNIPGISGIDTRSLTKKIREHGTIKGIIVDIDKNPEEVAENLRNNSLPTNQIEQVSTKKAFLSSGRGMRVVLLDLGMKSGIMRELNSRNCDIVVMPHNASAKEILRQKPDGIMLSNGPGDPTDVPETIATIKELIDKVPIFGICMGHQLISLACGAKTYKLLFGHRGANQPVINLETGKVDITAQNHGFAVDIDSLKETDLELTHIAVNDRTCEGVRHKKYPVFSVQYHPEASPGPHDPNYLFDIFIENMKKNRKEQY; translated from the coding sequence ATGTACGCATTGGATAAACAGCTTGTTCTGGAAGATGGGAGCGTGTATAAAGGGTATGGATTTGGTGCAGATGTGGAAATGGCTGGGGAAGTTGTTTTTAATACTGCTATGACTGGGTATCAAGAAACTATTTCAGACCCATCGTATAATGGTCAAATTATTACATTTACTTATCCATTGATTGGAAATTACGGAATAAACAGGGATGACTATGAAACTATAAATCCAACTATCAAAGGGATCATAACTCGTGAAATATGCAGAAAACCTTCTAATTTTAGGAATGAATTTACGTTGGAAGAAATTCTGAAGGATTTAAATATTCCTGGTATTTCCGGCATTGATACACGTAGCCTGACTAAAAAAATACGGGAACATGGAACAATCAAGGGAATTATCGTAGACATAGACAAAAATCCTGAAGAAGTTGCAGAAAATTTGAGAAATAATTCGTTACCAACTAATCAAATTGAACAAGTATCTACAAAAAAAGCATTTCTTTCTTCTGGAAGAGGAATGAGAGTTGTACTGCTTGATTTAGGAATGAAATCAGGAATTATGAGAGAACTTAATTCAAGAAACTGTGATATTGTAGTAATGCCTCATAATGCATCTGCTAAAGAGATTTTAAGACAAAAGCCTGATGGAATAATGTTAAGTAATGGGCCTGGAGACCCAACAGATGTACCTGAAACAATTGCTACAATTAAGGAATTAATAGATAAAGTGCCAATTTTCGGAATTTGTATGGGACATCAGTTAATTTCGCTTGCCTGTGGAGCAAAAACCTATAAATTGTTATTCGGGCATCGTGGAGCAAATCAGCCAGTAATAAACCTTGAAACAGGAAAAGTTGATATTACGGCACAAAATCATGGATTTGCAGTGGACATTGATTCATTAAAGGAAACAGACTTGGAATTGACACATATCGCAGTAAATGACAGAACTTGTGAAGGTGTAAGACACAAAAAATATCCTGTATTTTCAGTACAGTATCACCCTGAAGCTTCTCCGGGACCACACGATCCAAATTATTTATTTGATATATTTATTGAAAATATGAAAAAGAATCGGAAAGAACAATATTAA
- the carB gene encoding carbamoyl-phosphate synthase large subunit has protein sequence MPKRKDIKTILVIGSGPIIIGQAAEFDYAGTQACLSLREEGYKVILVNSNPATIMTDKEIADKVYIEPLTVEFVSKIIRKERPDALLPTLGGQVGLNLAVELHESGVLEECGVELLGTKLESIKQAEDRELFRDLMNELKEPVPESDIIHNLEEARKFVEKIGYPVIVRPAFTMGGTGGGICHNDEELEDIVTNGLRYSPVTQCLLEKSISGYKEIEYEVMRDSNDTAIVVCNMENIDPVGIHTGDSIVVAPSQTLTDREYHMLRDVSLKIIRALKIEGGCNVQLALDPYSFNYYIIEVNPRVSRSSALASKATGYPIAKIAAKIAIGLTLDEIINPVTKNSYACFEPSLDYVVSKIPRFPFDKFEKADRHLGTQMKATGEVMAIGRTYEESLLKAIRSLEYGVHHLGLPNGDEFSLEYILRRIQKVGDERLFFIGEALRRGVTPQEIHDMTKIDMFFLDKMKNIIDIEVELKANVNNPDLLLFAKRYGFSDKVIAHRWNTTEDEVYKLREKYSIKPVFKMVDTCAAEFKSETPYFYSTYEQENESIIGNKKKIVVLGSGPIRIGQGVEFDYATVHAVKAIKESGYEAIIVNNNPETVSTDFSISDKLYFEPLTEEDVMAIVELEQPEGVVVQFGGQTAINLAEKLSRHGVKILGTALEEIDNAENRDKFEALLHRLNIPQPLGKTAFDTETAVKNAAEIGYPVLVRPSYVLGGRAMEIVYREEELRQYMENAVKVSPDHPVLTDRYLVGKEIEVDAICDGETVVIPGIMEHIERAGVHSGDSIAVYPPQNVTDEQKQTLIDYTIRLARGLNIVGLLNIQYVISEGQVYVLEVNPRSSRTVPFLSKITGVPMANLAMKGILGETLKNKGYETGLIKESKNVYTKVPVFSFQKLKDVDTTLGPEMKSTGEVMGSDENLEKSLYKGLISAGIKVKDQGSVLFTISGAAKEEAYGLAKRFSDLGYHIMATKGTARYFEEKGLRVETVGKIEEEGKYEHDVLGLIYKGLVDMVINTAAKKKTARNDGFKIRRAASEQEIACLTSLDTTDALLKVLESISFNVSSI, from the coding sequence ATGCCTAAACGAAAAGATATAAAAACAATTTTAGTAATTGGGTCAGGTCCAATAATTATAGGGCAAGCCGCTGAATTTGACTATGCGGGAACACAAGCCTGTCTTTCATTACGCGAAGAAGGATATAAGGTTATCCTTGTAAATTCCAACCCTGCTACAATTATGACAGACAAGGAAATTGCAGATAAAGTTTATATCGAGCCGTTAACAGTTGAATTTGTTTCAAAAATTATAAGAAAGGAAAGACCTGATGCGCTGCTTCCTACTCTTGGAGGACAAGTTGGACTGAATCTAGCTGTGGAATTACACGAATCTGGTGTGCTGGAAGAATGTGGAGTTGAACTTCTGGGTACTAAACTTGAATCTATAAAACAAGCTGAAGATAGAGAATTATTTAGAGATTTGATGAATGAGCTGAAAGAGCCTGTACCTGAATCAGATATTATCCATAATTTAGAAGAAGCACGTAAATTTGTAGAAAAAATCGGCTATCCAGTAATAGTAAGACCTGCATTTACAATGGGAGGAACTGGTGGTGGAATTTGCCACAATGATGAAGAACTTGAAGATATTGTTACAAATGGACTTAGATATTCGCCAGTAACACAATGTCTATTAGAAAAATCAATTTCGGGATATAAGGAAATTGAGTATGAAGTAATGCGGGACAGTAATGATACAGCGATTGTTGTTTGTAATATGGAAAATATTGATCCTGTTGGAATCCATACTGGAGATTCGATTGTAGTTGCTCCGTCGCAAACATTGACAGACAGAGAATATCATATGTTAAGAGATGTTTCGTTAAAAATTATAAGAGCATTGAAAATTGAAGGTGGATGTAATGTTCAGCTGGCATTGGATCCGTACTCGTTCAATTACTATATTATTGAGGTAAATCCGAGAGTATCACGTTCATCGGCACTTGCCTCAAAAGCAACAGGCTATCCAATTGCAAAAATTGCTGCAAAAATTGCGATTGGCTTAACACTTGATGAAATTATAAATCCTGTTACAAAAAATTCTTACGCATGTTTTGAACCGTCACTTGACTATGTTGTAAGTAAGATACCAAGATTTCCATTTGATAAATTTGAAAAGGCAGATAGACATTTAGGTACACAAATGAAGGCAACTGGCGAAGTAATGGCTATTGGTAGAACTTATGAGGAAAGTTTGCTAAAAGCTATTCGTTCGCTTGAATATGGTGTTCATCATTTAGGGCTTCCAAATGGCGATGAATTTAGCTTGGAATATATTTTGAGAAGAATCCAAAAAGTTGGAGATGAAAGATTATTCTTTATTGGAGAAGCGTTAAGACGTGGAGTTACTCCGCAGGAAATACACGATATGACAAAAATTGACATGTTTTTCCTTGACAAAATGAAAAATATTATTGATATTGAAGTAGAACTGAAAGCAAATGTAAATAATCCAGATTTGCTACTGTTTGCTAAAAGATATGGATTTTCAGATAAAGTTATTGCACATCGTTGGAATACGACAGAAGATGAAGTTTATAAACTTCGTGAAAAATATAGTATCAAGCCTGTATTTAAAATGGTTGATACCTGTGCAGCTGAATTTAAGTCAGAAACACCTTATTTTTACTCAACTTATGAACAGGAAAACGAAAGTATTATAGGAAATAAGAAAAAAATCGTTGTGCTTGGTTCGGGACCTATTAGAATCGGACAAGGTGTAGAATTTGACTATGCAACGGTTCATGCTGTGAAGGCGATAAAAGAGTCTGGATACGAAGCAATTATTGTAAACAACAATCCAGAAACTGTTTCAACAGACTTTTCAATTTCGGATAAACTTTATTTTGAGCCACTTACAGAAGAAGATGTTATGGCAATAGTTGAGCTTGAACAGCCAGAAGGAGTCGTAGTTCAGTTTGGTGGACAGACTGCAATTAACTTGGCTGAAAAATTGTCAAGACATGGTGTAAAAATATTGGGAACAGCACTTGAGGAAATTGACAATGCGGAAAATCGTGATAAATTTGAGGCATTGCTGCATAGGCTAAATATCCCGCAACCACTTGGAAAGACTGCATTTGATACAGAAACGGCTGTAAAAAATGCGGCTGAAATCGGCTATCCAGTTCTGGTACGTCCATCTTACGTATTAGGTGGAAGAGCAATGGAAATTGTATATCGTGAAGAAGAATTACGACAATATATGGAAAATGCTGTAAAAGTTTCACCAGACCATCCTGTGCTGACTGATAGATATTTAGTTGGAAAGGAAATTGAAGTAGATGCGATTTGTGATGGGGAAACAGTTGTAATTCCAGGAATTATGGAACATATCGAAAGGGCAGGAGTCCATTCTGGAGATTCCATCGCCGTATATCCGCCACAAAATGTTACAGATGAACAAAAGCAAACATTAATTGATTATACAATCAGATTGGCAAGAGGTCTAAATATTGTAGGTCTTTTGAATATCCAGTATGTAATTAGCGAGGGACAAGTTTACGTACTTGAAGTAAATCCTAGAAGTTCAAGAACAGTTCCATTTTTAAGTAAAATTACAGGCGTTCCAATGGCAAATCTTGCTATGAAAGGAATTCTTGGGGAAACATTGAAGAATAAAGGATATGAAACTGGATTGATTAAAGAAAGTAAAAATGTATACACAAAAGTTCCTGTATTCAGTTTCCAAAAATTAAAAGATGTGGACACAACACTAGGGCCTGAAATGAAATCAACTGGAGAAGTAATGGGAAGCGATGAAAATCTTGAAAAATCACTTTACAAAGGACTAATTTCAGCTGGAATAAAAGTGAAAGATCAGGGAAGTGTGCTATTTACAATTAGTGGAGCTGCAAAAGAGGAAGCATATGGACTGGCTAAAAGATTTTCTGATTTAGGCTATCACATAATGGCTACAAAAGGGACTGCCAGATACTTTGAGGAAAAAGGGCTTAGAGTGGAAACTGTTGGCAAAATCGAAGAAGAAGGAAAATATGAACACGATGTGCTAGGACTGATTTATAAAGGGCTTGTTGATATGGTAATAAATACGGCGGCTAAGAAAAAAACTGCAAGAAACGACGGATTTAAAATCAGACGTGCTGCAAGTGAGCAGGAAATCGCCTGTCTTACTTCACTTGACACGACGGACGCTTTACTGAAAGTTCTGGAATCTATTTCGTTTAATGTAAGTTCGATATAA
- a CDS encoding lysozyme inhibitor LprI family protein: protein MKISKNKFLGMLIFLLISSISISGQYKDQLVNRMSDFRNKVYENVDEGHDVQQKDALRAMQEEWDKELNIVYQKIMKIANTKTKNNLRNAQRAWLKSRDKKVHDSYYFENPEGGSMGVLFSLNTNVKLLEQRTLELAEMYDRLTGK, encoded by the coding sequence ATGAAAATTTCAAAAAACAAATTTTTAGGAATGTTAATATTTTTATTGATTTCTAGCATTAGTATTTCAGGGCAGTATAAGGATCAGCTGGTAAATCGTATGAGCGATTTTCGGAATAAAGTATACGAGAATGTAGATGAAGGTCATGATGTTCAGCAAAAAGATGCTTTGCGAGCAATGCAGGAAGAATGGGACAAGGAATTGAATATTGTTTACCAGAAAATAATGAAAATTGCAAATACCAAGACTAAAAATAATCTTAGAAATGCCCAACGTGCCTGGCTAAAATCTAGAGATAAAAAAGTACATGACAGTTATTATTTTGAAAATCCTGAAGGCGGAAGCATGGGAGTTCTATTTTCATTAAATACTAATGTAAAATTATTAGAACAACGAACTCTTGAGTTGGCAGAAATGTATGACCGTTTAACAGGCAAGTAA
- a CDS encoding PepSY domain-containing protein has product MKKKILSIVLLGIMVLGVSVTANAKSKHKHNKHISSNSYIGVNRAKNIALKKVPGANSSHVKEIHLDRENGRMVYEGEIYYNGWEYEFDIDAVTGAIVKWKVDRD; this is encoded by the coding sequence ATGAAAAAGAAAATTTTAAGTATCGTATTATTAGGAATCATGGTATTAGGAGTATCAGTGACTGCAAACGCAAAAAGCAAACACAAACATAACAAACACATTAGTTCAAACAGCTATATTGGTGTAAACAGAGCAAAGAATATTGCATTGAAAAAAGTGCCAGGAGCAAACAGTTCCCACGTGAAGGAAATCCATTTGGACAGAGAAAATGGAAGAATGGTTTATGAAGGTGAAATTTATTATAATGGATGGGAATATGAATTCGACATTGATGCTGTAACTGGTGCTATTGTAAAATGGAAAGTAGACAGAGATTAA
- a CDS encoding DUF4300 family protein, protein MKHRKQFLYIILVIFIANCSNNNKVNFNKKDNSKVQNTVINKKPEKNLKIEYLKNVTYSNLADKKVQDEVQDTLKNAGISSENISSFFQSVNYYNNATENKDLIKSGFINSQNINPIYDEIEIQKIWNKKNKDFLGFNCRITAFTLMKDFITVENPITKSGEMLFMDMESLQNVPFKLFSQTEKNKFITLFSEIPTKSTKDIKFHVENVKKYWKEKGVKFNNKNKISLISVFFHFNDEPEENILFIGHVGVLIPEKDGKLMFIEKLAFQQPYQVLKFNNRTELNDYLMNKYDTAWGQSTAKPFIMENDELLKEYRENPNNK, encoded by the coding sequence ATGAAGCATAGAAAACAATTTTTGTATATAATTTTGGTAATATTTATAGCTAACTGTTCAAATAATAACAAGGTAAATTTTAACAAAAAAGATAATTCAAAAGTTCAAAATACAGTTATAAATAAAAAGCCAGAAAAAAATTTAAAAATAGAATATTTAAAGAATGTAACTTATTCAAATTTAGCAGATAAAAAAGTACAAGATGAAGTACAGGATACCTTGAAAAATGCGGGAATTAGCTCTGAAAATATAAGTTCTTTTTTTCAAAGCGTAAATTATTACAATAATGCAACAGAAAATAAAGATTTGATAAAGTCAGGTTTTATAAATTCTCAAAATATAAATCCTATTTATGATGAAATAGAAATACAAAAAATCTGGAATAAAAAAAATAAAGATTTTTTAGGATTTAACTGCCGAATAACAGCCTTTACTTTAATGAAAGATTTTATAACTGTGGAAAATCCGATTACAAAATCTGGAGAAATGTTATTTATGGATATGGAATCATTGCAAAATGTTCCATTCAAGCTATTTTCACAAACTGAAAAAAATAAATTTATAACTTTATTTTCAGAAATTCCCACAAAATCAACTAAAGATATAAAATTTCACGTTGAAAATGTAAAAAAATACTGGAAAGAAAAAGGTGTTAAATTTAATAATAAAAATAAAATTTCACTTATTTCAGTATTTTTTCACTTTAATGATGAACCTGAAGAAAACATACTATTTATTGGTCATGTCGGAGTATTAATTCCTGAAAAGGATGGAAAATTAATGTTTATTGAAAAATTAGCATTTCAACAGCCTTATCAGGTTCTAAAATTTAATAACCGCACAGAATTGAATGATTATCTTATGAATAAATACGATACAGCTTGGGGACAATCTACTGCGAAGCCATTTATTATGGAAAACGATGAACTTCTTAAAGAATATCGTGAAAATCCAAATAATAAATAA
- a CDS encoding SH3 domain-containing protein, with protein sequence MKKILLLIMLLITCVSFGKNDNGDNITTEAKGMLRFVWMDHGKYNKYSKFPITGIENSGTAGFAIYLEFTPEDKGKFMNHILTVWPGDIYGKVNGMEMHNRILSIGKEISPDIENKMKKNDWGYVSQPVKLTLKPVKLYGSCCSVDYYYAEIVKYEKIPSTIVKIPQNMNREDSDDRISFIGEDNTYIIHSKEGYTNIRKGPSKQYDVIGKVPNNYYAVITQDFGEWKYIVYFEGGSDKVGYGFVHKSQLKISK encoded by the coding sequence ATGAAAAAAATATTATTGCTGATAATGCTTTTGATTACATGTGTTTCATTTGGAAAAAATGATAACGGAGATAATATTACTACGGAAGCTAAAGGAATGCTGCGTTTTGTATGGATGGATCATGGAAAATATAATAAATATTCAAAATTTCCTATAACAGGAATCGAGAATAGTGGAACAGCAGGTTTTGCAATATATCTGGAATTTACTCCTGAAGATAAAGGAAAATTTATGAATCATATTCTGACTGTATGGCCTGGAGATATATATGGAAAAGTTAATGGAATGGAAATGCATAACAGAATACTTAGTATAGGAAAGGAAATATCTCCTGATATTGAGAATAAAATGAAAAAAAATGACTGGGGATATGTTTCTCAGCCTGTAAAATTAACTTTGAAACCTGTAAAATTATATGGAAGCTGCTGTTCAGTAGATTATTATTATGCAGAAATAGTAAAATATGAGAAAATTCCATCAACAATAGTCAAAATACCCCAAAATATGAACAGGGAGGACAGTGATGATAGAATATCATTTATTGGTGAGGATAATACATATATAATACACTCAAAAGAAGGTTATACGAATATAAGAAAAGGGCCTTCTAAACAATATGATGTAATAGGAAAAGTTCCAAATAATTATTATGCAGTAATAACACAGGATTTTGGAGAATGGAAATATATTGTATATTTTGAAGGAGGATCAGATAAAGTTGGATATGGTTTTGTACATAAAAGTCAATTGAAAATATCTAAATAA